ACCTGGAATTTCTCTCGATGTTTGTGAAACATATGTTCTTCAAGACACTACAACACCAGTGACAGTTGAAGTAACAGGTCTTTTATCGGATAAGAAAAAAAGTTTTGAAATTAATCCTGCCGAGCTCGATGAATTTACACCGGGGGCATAAGTGAACTCTCAAATTTAAAAAGAATACTAGTATTGCAATTAAAAAAGGTGCCGGAATTATCCCCCTCGGCACCTTTATATTTTTTTCTTAACAAATGATTACAAGTGAAATGCACTGTTTACAATGGTGCCAGTCATGAATGTAAACGAGTCATAATTTTTAATCTCTTGCCTGTATATCGATGCTATTACACTGGTGCCAGTCATGAATGTACATTGTTAGCAACAGTGCCAGACATGAATTCAAAAGAAACATTAGCATCAAAAATTTGCCTGCCTATCGAGGTTTTACCCTGGTGTCAGTCATGAATGCGAAGCATTTACAACGGTGCCAGACATGAATTTGAAAGAAACATTAGCATCAGAAATTTGCCTGTATAAAGTTACTATTTACAACGGTGCCAGACATGAATTAAAGTTGCCATTTACATTGGTGCCAGACATATTATTGCTTCATGTAATATATAAAGCAGTAAAGTGTAAAAAAGCTATGAAGCCATTTGAAAACGTTGGCAGTTCTGTTTATGAAGCTTAGAGTTAAAAACATTAAGTGCATTGCAGGGCAGTGTGCAGAAGTGAAAGAGTTGTTCAACTCTGCTTTTCCGCAGTGTGAGCGCATCCCTTATTGGCTCTTGTGTCTGTTCACGCTGCGCAAAAAAGTTCATCTTTTAGCTTTTTATGACGATGAAGCATTCGTAGGGCTAATGCTTACGTATGACCATTGCAGTTATTTTTACATTGCCTACCTCGCGGTCAATCCAAAGATTCGCTCTAAGGGTTATGGAGGGGCGATTCTAAATTTCGCTTTTGAAATAGCAGATAGCAAAACTTTGGTGCTTGAAGTTGAGCTG
This portion of the Phoenicibacter congonensis genome encodes:
- a CDS encoding GNAT family N-acetyltransferase, which gives rise to MKLRVKNIKCIAGQCAEVKELFNSAFPQCERIPYWLLCLFTLRKKVHLLAFYDDEAFVGLMLTYDHCSYFYIAYLAVNPKIRSKGYGGAILNFAFEIADSKTLVLEVELPEPNSENLEQRNRRISFYKKHGICDSGFRYSDKGVTYAILTSDPVNFSATKFKKLLRDFYLGCFKKKLEKF